One stretch of Glycine soja cultivar W05 chromosome 7, ASM419377v2, whole genome shotgun sequence DNA includes these proteins:
- the LOC114419514 gene encoding polyphenol oxidase I, chloroplastic-like: MASSTSHPSFWSLLNLSASIPISSSVCMFPPSKKPSKATKRRHAWEVACNGNPRNRRDILIGLGGLYGATTSLTSNNTGSAFGASLSPPDPTNCVQPDPEKDPFCPPPPFKDYELPPHDDKTLPLRIRPAAHLVTDDYIAKYEEAVRRMQDLPPDDPRSFMQQANVHRAYCDGRGYNQKGFADYKLDVHGSWIFFPWHRWYLYFYEKILGKMIDDPTFALPFWNWDNPAGMRIPPIFTDKSSPLYDEHRNSDHVNAFIDLDYKKDHSPVKPPQTIIWPPVVKKNNSIVDNLIVNNLIKVYTAVASKTNSSPDSFLGPAFEVGSDPKKHFGSLESLHNTVHSWTGELEKPNHDMGLLATAARDPIFFAHHSNVDRMWNIWKTELLDGRRFDHKSDEWLESSFFFYDENSNYVRVKVKDCLDSKKMGYDYQRVDLPWLLAGELIKPKKEIIPLRSKPEASTFKTLQLPLLLESIERTNVKRPKPRSRNENEEEEGAEEVLVIDVEYDSTDGVRFDVFINDQGDNEIGPQDSEFAGSFVTLPHSPHVNHNNITRASFKLPLTYQLKDLGVTKDDDSISVTLAPIYGDKPVTIKDVRIKRVYPEVDDE; encoded by the coding sequence ATGGCTTCTTCTACATCACATCCATCCTTTTGGTCCCTCCTGAACCTGTCTGCATCCATTCCCATTTCTTCTTCCGTATGCATGTTCCCACCGTCTAAAAAACCTAGCAAAGCAACAAAACGGCGTCATGCTTGGGAAGTAGCATGCAATGGTAACCCTAGAAATAGGAGGGACATTCTGATCGGCCTTGGAGGACTCTATGGTGCTACAACAAGTCTCACAAGTAACAACACTGGTTCTGCATTTGGTGCTTCATTGTCGCCTCCAGATCCAACTAACTGCGTTCAACCGGACCCAGAAAAAGACCCTTTTTGCCCACCACCCCCCTTCAAAGACTACGAGCTCCCTCCACACGATGACAAGACATTACCCCTTCGAATTAGACCAGCTGCTCATTTGGTCACTGATGATTACATAGCCAAGTACGAGGAAGCCGTGAGGCGCATGCAAGACCTTCCACCTGATGATCCTCGCAGTTTCATGCAACAGGCCAATGTCCACCGTGCCTACTGCGATGGTCGCGGCTATAATCAAAAGGGCTTCGCTGACTACAAGCTTGACGTTCACGGCTCCTGGATATTCTTTCCTTGGCACCGCTGGTATCTCTATTTCTATGAGAAAATCTTGGGGAAGATGATCGATGACCCCACTTTCGCTCTTCCGTTTTGGAACTGGGACAATCCCGCCGGCATGAGAATCCCTCCCATTTTCACAGACAAAAGTTCACCTCTCTACGACGAACACAGGAATAGCGATCATGTAAATGCTTTCATCGACCTAGACTACAAGAAGGACCATTCTCCTGTGAAACCTCCTCAAACAATTATATGGCCGCCAGTGGTGAAAAAGAATAACTCGATCGTCGACAACTTGATCGTCAACAACTTGATAAAAGTTTATACGGCAGTTGCAAGCAAAACCAACTCTAGCCCAGACTCCTTCCTCGGGCCAGCATTCGAAGTTGGTTCTGATCCTAAGAAACACTTTGGATCTCTGGAATCTTTGCACAATACTGTCCACAGCTGGACCGGTGAATTAGAAAAACCTAACCACGACATGGGGTTGTTGGCTACGGCTGCAAGAGATCCCATTTTCTTTGCTCACCATTCAAACGTCGATAGGATGTGGAACATATGGAAGACAGAATTGCTGGATGGAAGAAGATTTGATCACAAAAGTGACGAATGGTTGGAATCCAGTTTCTTCTTCTACGACGAGAACAGTAACTATGTGCGTGTGAAGGTCAAAGACTGCCTCGACTCCAAGAAGATGGGGTATGATTACCAACGTGTTGACCTTCCATGGCTGTTGGCTGGGGAACTCATCAAACCAAAGAAGGAGATTATTCCCCTTCGTTCAaaaccagaagcttcaacattcaagacATTACAGCTCCCTCTCCTTCTGGAATCCATTGAGCGTACAAACGTGAAGAGGCCGAAGCCGCGATCCAGGAacgagaatgaagaagaagaaggcgcAGAAGAGGTGTTAGTGATAGATGTTGAGTACGATAGCACTGATGGTGTGAGGTTTGATGTGTTCATCAACGACCAAGGCGATAATGAGATTGGACCCCAGGATTCAGAGTTTGCGGGAAGCTTTGTGACTTTGCCTCACTCGCCGCATGTCAACCATAACAACATCACCAGAGCTTCTTTCAAATTGCCATTAACGTATCAGTTGAAAGACTTGGGAGTAACAAAAGACGATGATAGTATTTCTGTCACACTGGCTCCCATATATGGAGACAAGCCTGTTACAATTAAGGACGTAAGGATAAAGCGTGTTTATCCTGAGGTAGACGATGAATAA
- the LOC114419515 gene encoding polyphenol oxidase A1, chloroplastic-like: protein MASISCLSSFSLSNFSAPLPISICSSSSTFLTSQIPCKPTKRSKPKRHHVSKVTCNSNQNTPTPNPEEERPSYNILGKYRRDVLLGIGGLYGASALSNTNPLAMAAAPILQPDLEHCCITDDVPPKGVIEAQVYCCPPRSSSPPIDFKLPKGTPLRVRPPAQFVTDEYLEKYKLALKRMRELPSDDPRSFKQQADIHCAYCDGGYKQLGFPTELDFKVHFSWLFFPFHRWYLYFYERILGSLIDDPTFALPYWNWDNPDGGMVIPLIYRDEDSPLYDPRRNPDITPDTLVDLNYGSGKDPSVEQNLGVMYTSVVSGAKRASLFHGKAFFAGKQPELGGGTVELGPHTALHRWTGDPRQPNKEDMGRFYSAGRDPIFYSHHANVDRMWNIWKTIPTGKRRDFKNRDWLETTFFFYDENKNLVSVKVKDSLDSKKMGYVYQDVDIPWLQKRTKPKRTRKAKQVAFTQQFGGIGAAIAAETGPSSKFPLTLLDSKVTLLVKRPKQLRSKKDKEEDEEVLVIDGIEFDGDDDVKFDVYITDEDVEEIGPENTEFAGSFATLGHSHSNMNMDKKIKTSLTLGITDLLEDLDAENDDSILVTLVPRSENVTITIQSIKIEFEKEE, encoded by the coding sequence ATGGCTTCTATATCCTGTCTATCCTCTTTCTCCCTCTCCAATTTCTCTGCACCTCTTCCCATTTCCATTTGTTCTTCATCTTCCACCTTCCTAACTTCCCAAATACCATGCAAACCCACCAAACGTAGCAAACCAAAACGCCACCACGTTTCGAAAGTGACATGCAACAGTAACCAAAACACCCCAACACCAAACCCAGAAGAAGAAAGACCATCATACAACATTCTAGGAAAATATAGAAGGGATGTTCTCCTTGGCATTGGGGGCCTTTACGGTGCATCTGCTCTTAGCAACACCAACCCTTTAGCCATGGCTGCAGCTCCTATTCTTCAACCTGACCTAGAACATTGTTGTATAACTGATGATGTACCACCTAAAGGGGTCATCGAGGCACAAGTCTATTGTTGCCCACCAAGATCTTCTTCCCCTCCTATAGATTTCAAGTTGCCTAAAGGAACACCCCTTAGGGTTAGACCACCTGCTCAATTCGTCACTGATGAGTACCTAGAAAAGTATAAGTTAGCCCTTAAGCGCATGAGAGAGCTTCCATCTGATGATCCTCGAAGTTTCAAGCAACAAGCTGATATCCATTGTGCTTACTGTGATGGTGGCTATAAACAATTAGGGTTCCCAACTGAGCTagacttcaaagttcacttttcttGGCTGTTCTTCCCTTTCCACCGTTGGTACCTCTATTTCTATGAGAGAATCTTGGGGAGCTTGATTGATGACCCAACCTTCGCTCTTCCATATTGGAACTGGGACAACCCTGATGGCGGCATGGTAATCCCTCTCATTTACAGAGATGAAGACTCCCCTCTTTATGACCCTCGCAGGAATCCAGACATCACACCTGATACTCTCGTAGACCTAAACTATGGCAGTGGCAAGGACCCAAGTGTAGAACAAAACCTTGGTGTAATGTATACGAGTGTTGTCTCTGGTGCGAAACGCGCATCGCTCTTCCATGGAAAAGCTTTCTTTGCTGGAAAGCAGCCTGAACTCGGTGGAGGGACTGTAGAGCTTGGTCCTCATACTGCTCTCCACCGTTGGACCGGTGATCCAAGACAGCCTAACAAAGAGGACATGGGGAGATTCTATTCTGCTGGAAGAGACCCCATTTTCTATTCTCACCATGCCAACGTCGATAGGATGTGGAACATATGGAAAACAATACCAACTGGAAAAAGAAGGGATTTCAAAAACCGTGATTGGTTGGAAACCACCTTTTTCTTCTACGATGAGAACAAGAACCTTGTGAGTGTGAAAGTGAAAGATTCCCTTGACTCGAAAAAGATGGGGTATGTTTACCAAGATGTTGACATTCCATGGCTCCAGAAAAGGACTAAACCCAAAAGAACTAGAAAAGCTAAGCAGGTGGCGTTCACACAACAGTTTGGCGGCATTGGTGCAGCAATCGCTGCTGAGACTGGGCCAAGTTCCAAGTTTCCTCTCACTTTATTGGACTCAAAGGTAACTCTACTTGTTAAAAGGCCAAAGCAGTTGAGGAGCAAGAAGGACAaggaggaagacgaagaagtGTTGGTGATTGATGGGATCGAGTTTGATGGGGATGATGATGTCAAGTTTGATGTGTATATTACTGATGAAGATGTCGAGGAGATTGGACCAGAGAACACGGAGTTTGCTGGAAGCTTTGCGACTCTGGGTCATTCCCATTCAAACATGAACATGGACAAGAAGATCAAAACTAGTTTGACACTGGGAATAACGGATTTGTTAGAGGACTTGGATGCCGAAAATGATGATAGTATTTTGGTGACATTGGTACCACGATCTGAGAATGTAACCATCACAATTCAGAGCATCAAGATAGAGTTTGAGAAGGAGGAGTGA